One Takifugu rubripes chromosome 2, fTakRub1.2, whole genome shotgun sequence genomic region harbors:
- the LOC101066025 gene encoding olfactomedin-4-like, translated as MSPMLLLLLLLSLLGPVLAWLPVEDWESGNVTSSGGGLECLCSVFLPDSNFPVNRVQHMQQITSDMKREVEIQINKMVSYDTKLEVYLEKLMDLTVRVAMMDSSPDDYIKLDFELLRIELREFEALVSQLRDSLNASSPALDSLFTEIHNMTLIVNQLETFDKKNLEVIRIEFLKLQRKLKECQEGQEYFKPDIGNCNNTGIVTVSKPTLIQINAHLNAGYQYGGWGKDSKPVRGHESMYWYGAYSSPSVFEFYLYSSYDKLIQRSSFTHHGLPQGYEGSGNNYIVHGNAVYFQASNPFRMSKLNLTSSVYTHRQMTKASETYTYVYSPKQYLDFSADEKGLWVLYSTEEANGKIVAAKIDEKSFAVEDEWTTNAFKPLVGNAFMACGVMYATRPGDLNTEEIYYSYDTRTGEEKQMSIYFQKFQDSFVNLHYNPTDQKLYMYNKGYYVSYNLRFGKE; from the exons ATGTccccgatgctgctgctgctgctgctgctttcccTCCTCGGCCCCGTGCTGGCCTGGCTC CCAGTGGAAGACTGGGAGAGCGGGAACGTGACCTCGTCTGGCGGAGGACTGGAGTGTCTCTGCAGCGTCTTCCTGCCTGACAGCAACTTCCCAGTCAACCGCGTTCAACACATGCAGCAAATCACCAGCGACATGAAGCGGGAGGTTGAGATCCAGATAAATAAA ATGGTGAGCTACGACACTAAGCTGGAGGTTTACTTGGAGAAACTGATGGACCTGACGGTGAGAGTGGCCATGATGGACAGCAGCCCTGATGATTACATCAAACTGGACTTTGAGCTTCTTAGGATTGAGCTCAGAGAGTTTGAGGCTCTGGTATCTCAGCTCAGAGACTCCCTCAACGCCTCCTCACCGGCGCTCGACAGCCTGTTCACCGAG ATTCACAACATGACCCTCATTGTGAACCAACTGGAGACCTTTGACAAAAAGAACCTGGAGGTGATCCGAATCGAGTTCCTCAAGCTGCAGAGGAAGTTAAAGGAGTGCCAGGAGGGGCAGGAGTACTTCAAACCAGATATTG GCAACTGCAACAACACTGGAATTGTGACTGTTAGCAAGCCCACGCTCATCCAAATAAATGCCCATCTGAATGCTGGATACCAGTATGGAGGCTGGGGGAAAGACTCCAAACCCGTCCGAGGTCATGAGTCGATGTACTGGTACGGCGCCTACAGCAGCCCATCGGTGTTCGAGTTCTACCTGTACTCTAGCTACGACAAACTCATCCAAAGGTCCTCCTTCACCCACCACGGTCTGCCGCAGGGCTACGAGGGCTCCGGCAACAACTACATCGTTCACGGCAACGCTGTGTACTTCCAGGCGAGCAACCCATTCCGAATGTCCAAATTAAATCTGACCTCATCTGTTTATACCCATCGGCAAATGACAAAAGCAAGTGAGACCTACACCTACGTGTACTCGCCAAAGCAGTATTTGGACTTTTCAGCTGATGAGAAAGGATTGTGGGTATTGTATTCCACCGAGGAAGCTAACGGTAAAATTGTCGCGGCTAAAATAGATGAGAAATCATTTGCCGTTGAGGATGAATGGACCACTAATGCATTCAAACCTCTGGTGGGGAACGCTTTCATGGCGTGTGGGGTTATGTACGCCACCAGGCCCGGAGATCTGAATACGGAAGAGATCTACTATTCGTACGATACCCGGACTGGTGAGGAGAAGCAGATGAGCATCTACTTTCAGAAATTCCAGGACAGCTTTGTCAATCTGCACTACAACCCCACTGATCAGAAGCTTTACATGTACAACAAAGGTTATTACGTGTCCTACAACCTCAGGTTTGGCAAAGAGTGA
- the dlst gene encoding dihydrolipoyllysine-residue succinyltransferase component of 2-oxoglutarate dehydrogenase complex, mitochondrial produces MLSHSRCLTRNFSRSLSALRQGNQALARRSSTALTINHSISLNNIVKSNLPTNVFQIQYFRTSVAYRDEVVTVKTPAFAESVTEGDVRWEKAVGDTVTEDEVVCEIETDKTSVQVPSPAAGVIEELLVPDGGKVEGGTPLFKLRKGAGAPKAAEAPKAEAPAAAAPPPPSAAASPPPPASTVGPIPTSMPPVPPVPAHAMDTKPVSAIKPSVAAASPAAQAEGAAKGVRTESRVKMNRMRLRIAQRLKEAQDTCAMLTTFNEVDMSNISEMRKTYKDAFLKKHNIKLGFMSAFVKAAAYALTDQPAVNGVIDDTTKEIVYRDYVDISVAVATPKGLVVPVIRNVEGMNFADIEKTINMLGEKARKNELAVEDMDGGTFTISNGGVFGSMFGTPIINPPQSAILGMHGIFDRPVAIGGKVEIRPMMYVALTYDHRLIDGREAVTFLRKIKSVVEDPRVLLLDM; encoded by the exons ATGTTATCCCATTCCCGGTGTCTCACCAGGAATTTCAGCCGTTCTCTGTCTGCCCTCCGCCAG gGGAATCAGGCGTTGGCTCGTCGCTCATCCACTG CTCTAACAATTAACCACTCTATCTCTCTCAACAACATTGT aAAGTCAAACCTCCCCACTAATGTCTTCCAAATCCAGTACTTCAGGACATCTGTTGCCTACA GGGATGAAGTTGTCACAGTTAAGACCCCTGCCTTTGCAGAGTCTGTCACAGAGGGGGACGTAAGGTGGGAGAAAG CTGTTGGAGACACCGTCACTGAGGATGAGGTGGTGTGTGAAATTGAGACTGATAAg ACATCAGTGCAGGTtccgtctcctgctgctggagtgATTGAAGAGCTTTTGGTCCCTGATGGAGGGAAGGTTGAAGGGGGAACGCCACTCTTCAAGCTTCGAAAAGGAG CGGGTGCTCCTAAAGCTGCCGAAGCTCCAAAAGCTGAagcccctgctgctgcagccccaccaccaccttctgctgctgcttctccacctcctcctgcctccaccgTGGGACCCATTCCCACCAGTATGCCCCCTGTGCCACCTGTGCCAGCACATGCTATGGACACCAAACCGG TATCAGCCATCAAGCCCAGCGTTGCCGCCGCTTCACCTGCGGCACAAGCAGAGGGTGCAGCTAAAGGAGTCAGGACAGAGAGCAGG GTTAAGATGAACCGCATGAGGCTGAGAATTGCCCAGAGGCTGAAGGAAGCCCAGGACACCTGTGCTATGTTGACTACATTTAATGAGGTCGACATGAG CAACATCTCCGAGATGAGGAAGACGTACAAAGATGCCTTCCtgaaaaaacacaacatcaagTTGGGCTTCATGTCTGCGTTTGTGAAGGCTGCTGCCTACGCTCTGACTGACCAACCTGCCGTCAACGGGG TAATCGATGACACGACAAAGGAAATTGTGTACAGGGATTACGTGGACATCAGTGTTGCCGTGGCTACACCAAAG GGTCTGGTGGTTCCTGTAATCCGAAATGTGGAAGGGATGAACTTTGCTGATATTGAGAAGACCATCAATATGCTGGGTGAAAAG GCCCGTAAGAACGAGCTGGCCGTCGAGGACATGGACGGAGGAACCTTCACCATTAGCAACGGCGGCGTGTTTGGCTCCATGTTCGGTACCCCTATAATCAACCCGCCTCAGTCCGCCATCTTAGGCATGCACGGCATCTTCGACCGGCCTGTCGCCATCGGTGGAAAG GTGGAGATCCGTCCTATGATGTACGTCGCCCTGACGTACGACCACCGTCTGATTGACGGCAGAGAAGCGGTCACCTTCCTTCGCAAGATCAAGTCTGTGGTGGAGGACCCCAGGGTGCTGCTCCTCGACATGTGA
- the LOC101065801 gene encoding olfactomedin-4-like — translation MLSVLLLVLSTLIPASAWIPVEDWESGNVTASVGESGECICHVYLPDTTFPANRVQRMQQVTKDLLLEMEIQMNKMVSYDGQLTVYLEELMDLTVRVAMMDTNPDDYVKLDFELLRTELREFEALVSQLRDSLNSTSPLFDSLFTEIRNMTAIVNQLETIDKKNLEVIRLEFAKLQKKLENCQKEQEFLKPDIGNCNNTGIMAVSKPTVVQLNAHLSASYQYGGWGKDSKPIRGYESMYFYGAYSSPAVYDFYLYSDYDKLLLRTSFKVHDIPNGWVGTGNNYIVHGNTIYYQINSPFSMSKLNLTSSRYEYRVIPAASQRFSYSYSNNQNLDFAADETGLWVLYASEESKGKIVLARIDEKSFGIAEEFNTGAFKQLAGNAFMACGVMYATRSVDMYTEEIYYAFNTKTNEEKHLNIRFPKFQENYSNLDYNPTDQKLYMYNNGYYVSYSVRFNNE, via the exons ATGCTgtcggttctgctgctggttctgtcaACTCTCATTCCTGCTTCTGCCTGGATT CCTGTGGAGGACTGGGAATCTGGCAATGTGACTGCATCGGTGGGTGAGTCGGGTGAGTGCATCTGTCACGTGTATTTGCCCGACACCACCTTCCCTGCCAACCGGGTTCAGCGCATGCAGCAGGTCACCAAGGATCTGCTCTTGGAAATGGAAATTCAAATGAACAAG ATGGTCAGCTATGATGGTCAGCTGACTGtttacctggaggagctgatggaccTGACGGTGAGAGTGGCCATGATGGACACCAACCCTGATGATTACGTCAAACTGGACTTTGAGCTTCTCAGGACTGAGCTCAGAGAGTTTGAGgctctggtgtctcagctcaGAGACTCCCTCAACTCCACCTCGCCCCTGTTTGACAGTCTGTTCACTGAG ATCCGCAACATGACTGCCATCGTGAACCAACTGGAGACCATTGACAAGAAGAACCTGGAGGTGATCCGACTTGAGTTCGCCAAGCTGCAGAAGAAGTTAGAGAATTGccagaaggagcaggagttcTTAAAACCAGACATTG GCAACTGCAACAATACTGGAATCATGGCCGTCAGCAAACCAACGGTAGTCCAGCTGAATGCTCATTTAAGTGCAAGCTATCAATATGGAGGCTGGGGTAAAGACTCCAAGCCCATCCGTGGCTATGAATCAATGTACTTCTATGGTGCATACAGCAGTCCCGCGGTGTATGACTTCTATCTGTACTCTGACTACGATAAGCTGCTTCTCAGGACTTCCTTTAAAGTCCATGACATACCAAACGGGTGGGTAGGTACTGGTAACAACTACATCGTTCACGGCAACACCATATATTACCAGATCAATTCGCCGTTCAGTATGTCCAAATTAAATCTGACCAGCTCCAGATACGAGTACAGAGTCATCCCAGCGGCTAGCCAAAGATTCTCCTACAGTTACTCTAATAATCAGAACTTGGACTTTGCAGCCGATGAGACAGGCCTGTGGGTGTTGTACGCCTCAGAGGAAAGCAAGGGTAAGATCGTTCTGGCCAGAATAGATGAGAAATCTTTTGGCATAGCAGAGGAGTTTAACACCGGGGCATTCAAGCAGTTAGCCGGGAACGCTTTCATGGCCTGTGGAGTCATGTACGCCACCAGGTCAGTGGATATGTACACGGAGGAGATCTACTACGCGTTCAACACCAAGACCAATGAGGAGAAGCACCTGAACATTCGCTTCCCAAAGTTCCAGGAGAACTACTCCAACCTGGACTACAACCCCACCGATCAGAAGCTCTACATGTACAACAATGGCTACTATGTGTCCTACAGTGTCAGGTTTAACAATGAATGA
- the rps6kl1 gene encoding uncharacterized protein rps6kl1 yields MAKRDYLVEAAKQFRMALDSEVSEDYEAAFSYYKNGVDLLLNGVQLDPNKERREAVKRKTTQYLKRAEEIFITHLQDNLVKGSSHLGGYSSLRFRPIRHLSSPVEDLDMCKVVGVTDKVLIVQSMVNKETFVVKSLVKSSWESRDQPTIIPQGVPYMVKLLRYYVSEDAVYLHLEHVKGGRLFSKLHKLRNEKAREHPECLASGQHNAKLKTSYTSPTISTDYQHNSGGSTGGIRDKPNDESPDAEFPTSWDETQRVESCRTHSYIEETGCLQNTRSAASFYSKLERLTLYSGSSGAQVNTRIHPPAPSLCLHSSETQEHPALPLPCARVSLALNSMSDVNPTRAGMGLTECSSEFEEAWKAADPAKNCEIINPYAVTDTGALGQTTPHTSQTSFLKGGSASGSNNGLSSSPAVLHLPLHCQTQIHGKVSWDSSSSQQGSVDLKQDSVSPTTEEKNGIIVIRSTDRAIFSDHTDSRTTSGSSWSSPTLLCHSIAGKQGSFPGPSPALLGLKSKVEACEAKGGSQEARESNPREEVAPAKERSFMSWFSSGPPVHNIKDNKDVFQKSEKNEDQEEDQIIEVDGWCHLPQIPLKSSPTDKALQNCWGLPEAEVRVWGAQILLALESLHQQGILCRDLNPRNVLLTSNGKVCLTFFGQWSEVQSEICCRAMDQMYCAPEIGGVTRITEACDWWSLGTLLFELLTGMPLWQLHPAGIHTHTQLLIPDHLSTAAASLLTELLQFDPGYRLGSGGGGVCDIKCHPFFSSVSWKALGC; encoded by the exons ATGGCGAAGAGAGATTACCTGGTGGAGGCGGCCAAGCAGTTCCGCATGGCCCTGGACAGCGAGGTCAGCGAGGACTACGAAGCAGCCTTCAGCTACTACAAGAACGGggtggacctgctgctgaacgGTGTCCAGC TGGATCCTAACAAGGAGCGCCGGGAGGCAGTGAAGAGGAAGACAACACAGTATCTGAAGCGAGCCGAAGAAATCTTCATAACACATTTGCAGGACAACCTTGTGAAGGGAAGCTCGCATTTAGGG GGTTACAGCAGTCTGAGATTCCGCCCTATCAGACACTTGAGCTCCCCTGTGGAGGATCTGGACATGTGTAAGGTGGTGGGGGTCACTGATAAG GTGCTGATCGTCCAGAGCATGGTCAACAAGGAAACGTTCGTCGTCAAG AGTCTGGTCAAATCGAGCTGGGAGAGCCGTGACCAGCCCACCATCATTCCTCAGGGGGTGCCCTATATGGTTAAGCTGCTAAGATATTACGTCAGCGAGGACGCCGTGTATCTGCATCTCGAACAcgtcaaag GTGGGAGGCTTTTCTCCAAACTCCACAAGCTGAGGAACGAGAAGGCCAGGGAACACCCAGAATGCCTCGCTTCCGGCCAGCACAACGCCAAGCTGAAGACCAGCTACACCTCGCCCACAATCAGCACAGACTACCAGCACAACAGTGGAGGCAGCACGGGGGGGATTCGGGACAAGCCCAACGATGAGAGTCCAGATGCAGAGTTTCCCACTTCCTGGGATGAGACTCAGAGGGTGGAGAGCTGTAGGACACACTCCTACATCGAGGAAACGGGATGCCTGCAGAACACGCGCTCTGCGGCGTCATTTTATTCGAAGCTGGAGCGGCTTACCTTGTATTCCGGCTCATCGGGGGCACAGGTCAACACTCGCATCCATCCACCAGCTCCTAGTTTGTGTTTGCACTCCAGTGAAACTCAGGAAcaccctgctcttcctctcccgtGTGCTCGTGTCAGTCTAGCCCTTAATTCCATGTCAGATGTCAATCCAACAAGAGCCGGAATGGGGTTGACAGAGTGCAGCTCCGAGTTTGAGGAGGCCTGGAAAGCTGCTGATCCAGCAAAAAACTGTGAGATCATAAACCCCTATGCAGTGACTGACACTGGCGCACTCGGACAAACGACACCTCATACAAGCCAGACCTCATTCCTTAAAGGAGGATCAGCGAGCGGCTCCAATAATGGCTTGAGTTCatcccctgctgttctgcaccTCCCTCTCCATTGCCAAACTCAGATCCATGGCAAGGTCTCGTGGGATAGCAGCAGCTCTCAACAGGGGTCCGTAGACTTGAAGCAGGACAGTGTCAGTCCCACCACGGAGGAAAAGAATGGAATAATAGTGATCAGGAGCACAGACAGAGCGATATTTTCTGACCATACGGACTCAAGGACAACATCAGGAAGCTCCTGGTCCTCCCCCACGTTGCTCTGCCACAGCATTGCGGGAAAACAGGGGTCTTTTCCGGGGCCCTCTCCAGCACTTTTGGGACTGAAGTCCAAAGTGGAAGCATGTGAGGCAAAAGGTGGTTCACAGGAGGCTCGAGAATCGAACCCCAGGGAGGAAGTGGCGCCAGCAAAAGAGCGATCGTTTATGAGCTGGTTCTCCTCCGGTCCACCGGTCCACAACATCAAAGACAACAAGGATGTTTTccagaaatcagaaaaaaatgagGATCAGGAGGAAGACCAGATCATAGAGGTGGACGGATGGTGCCACCTTCCCCAGATTCCTCTCAAGTCTTCCCCAACAGATAAGGCCCTGCAGAACTGCTGGGGTCTGCCTGAAGCAGAGGTGCGAGTCTGGGGTGCACAGATCCTGCTAGCTCTGGAGAGTCTGCACCAGCAAGGCATCCTGTGTCGAGACCTCAATCCCAGAAATGTTCTGCTCACCAGCAATG GAAAAGTGTGCTTGACATTTTTTGGCCAGTGGAGTGAGGTTCAGTCCGAGATCTGCTGCAGAGCCATGGACCAGATGTACTGTGCTCCAG AAATCGGTGGAGTGACCCGAATTACAGAGGCGTGTGACTGGTGGAGTCTCGGCACGTTGTTGTTTGAGCTCCTAACAGGAATG CCACTGTGGCAGCTCCACCCAGCAgggatccacacacacacccagctgcTCATCCCCGACCACCTCAGCACTGCCGCCGCGTCTCTGCTGACTGAG TTGCTCCAGTTTGATCCCGGCTACCGGCTGGGATCAGGAGGCGGAGGCGTGTGTGACATCAAGTGCCACCCCTTCTTCAGCAGCGTCTCCTGGAAAGCTCTGGGCTGTTAA
- the LOC115248434 gene encoding dihydrolipoyllysine-residue succinyltransferase component of 2-oxoglutarate dehydrogenase complex, mitochondrial-like: MRKTYKDAFLKKHNIKLGFMSAFVKAAAYALTDQPAVNGVIDDTTKEIVYRDYVDISVAVATPKGLVVPVIRNVEGMNFADIEKTINMLGEKETPLLESVFTTIHFLHAT, translated from the exons ATGAGGAAGACGTACAAAGATGCCTTCCtgaaaaaacacaacatcaagTTGGGCTTCATGTCTGCGTTTGTGAAGGCTGCTGCCTACGCTCTGACTGACCAACCTGCCGTCAACGGGG TAATTGATGACACGACGAAGGAAATTGTGTACAGGGATTACGTGGACATCAGTGTTGCCGTGGCTACACCAAAG GGTCTGGTGGTTCCTGTAATCCGAAATGTGGAAGGGATGAACTTTGCTGATATTGAGAAGACCATCAATATGCTGGGTGAAAAGGAAACCCCCCTATTAGAATCTGTGTTCACCACCATTCATTTTCTACATGCTACATAA